The Arabidopsis thaliana chromosome 5, partial sequence genomic interval GAGCTCATACTCAAGTATGGAAATTCAACAGGTAGTGGTAGTAAACGACCATGGGATggtcatgatgatgatgatgacgacgacaTTCCTGAATGGCAACCGCAActgccaccaccacctcctgaCTTGAGTCCTCAATTTCATAGCGGAACCATGGCCAGACCACCAGCACAACGACCTGTTGCGGGACCACCGAGTGGATGGAAGGCCAATCAAAACGCACCTAGGCAACAACAGTACAGTGCACGTAGGAACAGAGGATTTTGATCTTTGTGAATACGTTTGTGTAATTAAAGTTTGTTAGGTCTATTGACGTCTCTATCATCGGCTTTTAAGTGTTTCTATAGAATTGTAAACCTTTGAATAATGGAGTCTTTTAAGCATAAAAGTTTGAACTCAACACAATCAAGGATTTGTACAGATTACAGGAAGAAAGATCTCGGTTCTTCAACCCGCTAAGACCCGCTTGAGAGCGGATTTCTGCTCCGTTGTCAATCTTGCGGGAAACTGAACATCGAACTTAATCTTAAGATCACCTTTGTTTCTTGGTTCTTTAGCTATTGGCATCCCTTCTCCAGGAACCACAAACTCATACCCGGGACTCACGATTTCCGCGACACCAACGGGTAGATTCCGCCCATCGAGGGTGTTGATATTCACAGTTGTTCCTCCTATAGCTTCTGCAAGCGTTACTCTTCTGCTTGTGATGAGATCATTCCCATCTCTCGTGAACAAATCATGTGGTTTCTCGTCTATTACAAACACCAAATCAGCTGGTAACTGATTCACTTGCTCATTTCCTTTGTCTGGAAACTTTATCTTTGTCCCTTTTTTCCATCCTGGTTTCACAACAATCGTCAAAATCTCTGTCTCTTGCGCTTGTCTCCTGCACCATCCAAAGAAACTTGAGAAACAAGtctaaaaagattaaaaaatacaaacaaagtAAAGACTATAGAGAAAGTTGTTACCCATTAGCATCAACAATGGATCTAGAGATCTTCATTTTCCTAGTTGATCCAGAATACAACTCTTCAAGGCTACAAGGCAATTTACTCTCAACCGGTGGAGGTTTCTTAGGCGCAGGAGTGCCTTCACTGTAAGTTCTGAATATATTGTTTTCGCTACCGTTGTTTCCACCACCAAACCCGCCAAACATTCCTCCTCCACCGTCTGATTGAAACCTCATTGACCTTCCAGGACCACCAGCTGAACCAAATCCAAATGGACTACTTCCAAAGAACTCTGCAAATATATCTTCCGCATTTCTAGGGTTAAAACCTCCCGCTCTTCCATTGTTTCCCGTGCTCCCGGGAGGTGGCATATCGCTTAATCCTTCTTCCCCGTATTGATCATACACCGCTCGCTTCTGCGGATCACTCAAAACCTGAAACATTACCTCATATTCTTAGCAATGCAGCAACATTACCTCATATGCTTGAGGagatacattttgttttgcttatatcccaagaaaacaaactcaTTTACATATAACTTTGAATTATTAGCTAAAGCAATGGATCTAAGGGAACAAGGGAATAAAAATTAGCAACCAAAATAAAGACTCGCCTCATAAGCCTCAGAGATTTGCTTAAACTTGGCTTCAGCTTCTGTTTTGGTGTTAGGGTTTTTGTCAGGATGCCATTTCATAGCCAATTTTCTGTAAGATTTCTTTAGATCATCCTCTGTTGCGTTCCTATTCACTTTCAATATATCGTAATAATCCAAACCCATCTTTTTTTTGCTCtcgttttatataatttaatcttctcttctaaaacaaataaagaatcaGATCTTTAAAATCTCGaatatatgacaaaaaaaatgaagaagaaaaaacttctTGTTCTGTAGAAAGAggacaaacaaaaagatcaccgacttgttttttttttgtttttgtttcctttctttctaTTGGAACagattgtttttaataatttactcTAAAATCATTATATGACAGCTTTTGCAGGTTTAAACACACAGAAATTCACGGAATCTATTTTCCTCATTTTT includes:
- a CDS encoding DNAJ heat shock family protein, with amino-acid sequence MGLDYYDILKVNRNATEDDLKKSYRKLAMKWHPDKNPNTKTEAEAKFKQISEAYEVLSDPQKRAVYDQYGEEGLSDMPPPGSTGNNGRAGGFNPRNAEDIFAEFFGSSPFGFGSAGGPGRSMRFQSDGGGGMFGGFGGGNNGSENNIFRTYSEGTPAPKKPPPVESKLPCSLEELYSGSTRKMKISRSIVDANGRQAQETEILTIVVKPGWKKGTKIKFPDKGNEQVNQLPADLVFVIDEKPHDLFTRDGNDLITSRRVTLAEAIGGTTVNINTLDGRNLPVGVAEIVSPGYEFVVPGEGMPIAKEPRNKGDLKIKFDVQFPARLTTEQKSALKRVLAG
- a CDS encoding DNAJ heat shock family protein (DNAJ heat shock family protein; FUNCTIONS IN: unfolded protein binding, heat shock protein binding; INVOLVED IN: protein folding; LOCATED IN: cellular_component unknown; EXPRESSED IN: petal, male gametophyte, flower, pollen tube; EXPRESSED DURING: L mature pollen stage, M germinated pollen stage, 4 anthesis, petal differentiation and expansion stage; CONTAINS InterPro DOMAIN/s: Molecular chaperone, heat shock protein, Hsp40, DnaJ (InterPro:IPR015609), HSP40/DnaJ peptide-binding (InterPro:IPR008971), Chaperone DnaJ, C-terminal (InterPro:IPR002939), Heat shock protein DnaJ, N-terminal (InterPro:IPR001623), Heat shock protein DnaJ (InterPro:IPR003095); BEST Arabidopsis thaliana protein match is: DNAJ heat shock family protein (TAIR:AT2G20560.1); Has 1807 Blast hits to 1807 proteins in 277 species: Archae - 0; Bacteria - 0; Metazoa - 736; Fungi - 347; Plants - 385; Viruses - 0; Other Eukaryotes - 339 (source: NCBI BLink).) yields the protein MGLDYYDILKVNRNATEDDLKKSYRKLAMKWHPDKNPNTKTEAEAKFKQISEAYEAKYEVMFQVLSDPQKRAVYDQYGEEGLSDMPPPGSTGNNGRAGGFNPRNAEDIFAEFFGSSPFGFGSAGGPGRSMRFQSDGGGGMFGGFGGGNNGSENNIFRTYSEGTPAPKKPPPVESKLPCSLEELYSGSTRKMKISRSIVDANGRQAQETEILTIVVKPGWKKGTKIKFPDKGNEQVNQLPADLVFVIDEKPHDLFTRDGNDLITSRRVTLAEAIGGTTVNINTLDGRNLPVGVAEIVSPGYEFVVPGEGMPIAKEPRNKGDLKIKFDVQFPARLTTEQKSALKRVLAG